From Clostridiales bacterium, the proteins below share one genomic window:
- a CDS encoding GTP pyrophosphokinase family protein, whose translation MKNIFDEEFDDELLPAEISEMLGGKISVDEVYRQAKNMMWSVVQLKELQMAYSCALKEMRTKFEVLDAEFKLKYKRNPINSITTRLKRTESIISKLVKYGVPVSLDSIEANVNDVAGIRVICPYIDDIYQIADALLSQADVTLIERKDYIQNPKPNGYRSLHLIVSIPVFFSNGKKDIKVEVQIRTIAMDFWASLEHQMKYKHNIPDQDAIGAELKKCADVIAETDKQMLSLRNRIESAEDAQTEEDILLEKLRRLDMPLG comes from the coding sequence ATGAAAAATATTTTCGACGAGGAATTTGACGACGAGCTGCTTCCTGCGGAGATCTCGGAGATGCTGGGTGGCAAGATTTCGGTTGACGAGGTATACCGTCAAGCCAAGAACATGATGTGGTCGGTCGTTCAGCTCAAAGAACTTCAAATGGCGTATTCGTGCGCGCTCAAAGAGATGCGCACCAAGTTCGAGGTGCTCGACGCAGAGTTCAAGCTTAAATACAAGCGCAATCCCATCAACTCGATCACCACGCGGCTCAAACGCACCGAGAGCATTATTTCCAAGCTCGTCAAGTACGGAGTGCCCGTTTCCTTAGATAGCATTGAGGCTAACGTAAACGACGTGGCGGGTATTCGCGTTATCTGTCCGTACATTGACGATATTTACCAGATAGCCGACGCGCTTCTGTCCCAAGCCGATGTTACGCTCATAGAGCGCAAAGACTATATTCAAAACCCCAAGCCCAATGGCTACCGCAGCCTGCATCTTATCGTCAGTATTCCCGTTTTCTTCTCGAACGGGAAAAAGGACATTAAAGTCGAGGTGCAGATCCGCACGATTGCCATGGATTTTTGGGCGAGCCTCGAACACCAAATGAAATACAAGCACAACATTCCCGACCAGGACGCTATTGGCGCGGAGCTTAAAAAGTGCGCGGACGTGATCGCAGAGACCGACAAGCAAATGCTTTCTCTGCGTAACCGCATAGAGTCTGCCGAGGACGCGCAGACCGAAGAAGACATTCTGCTCGAAAAACTGCGGCGGCTTGATATGCCGTTAGGGTAA
- a CDS encoding MBL fold metallo-hydrolase: MSRTDWFTIDKIDETTYIISEYKHWEETHCYLLIGKARCLLIDTGLGICNIFDQVRKLTDKPVTAVATHIHWDHIGGHKYFPDFYAHAAELNWLSGEFPLNIKTVRDMVTDRCEIPDGFDINKYEMFHGKPTRVLNGGERIDIGGRVITVMHTPGHSPGHICFWEEARGYLFTGDLVYKDTLFAYYPSTDPEAYLHSLETLASLNAERIFPAHHSLEIGPEIIIRMRDAFRELKKNGNLHHGAGTFDYGDWSIWL, encoded by the coding sequence ATGAGCAGAACAGATTGGTTCACGATAGACAAAATCGACGAAACTACGTACATAATAAGCGAGTATAAGCATTGGGAAGAAACGCATTGCTATCTTTTGATCGGCAAAGCCCGTTGCCTTTTGATAGATACGGGGCTCGGCATTTGCAATATATTCGATCAAGTTCGCAAACTGACCGATAAACCCGTGACAGCGGTCGCAACCCATATACATTGGGATCATATCGGCGGACACAAGTATTTCCCCGACTTCTACGCTCACGCGGCGGAACTGAATTGGTTAAGCGGTGAGTTTCCTTTAAATATAAAAACGGTGCGGGATATGGTCACCGACCGCTGCGAGATCCCAGACGGCTTCGATATCAATAAATATGAAATGTTCCATGGCAAACCCACACGTGTGCTTAACGGGGGCGAAAGAATAGATATTGGCGGTAGGGTGATAACCGTCATGCATACGCCGGGACACTCACCGGGGCATATTTGTTTTTGGGAAGAAGCGCGCGGGTATCTTTTCACAGGCGACCTGGTATATAAGGATACACTGTTCGCCTACTACCCTTCCACCGACCCGGAAGCGTATCTGCACTCACTCGAAACGCTTGCATCGCTCAACGCGGAGCGAATTTTCCCCGCCCATCACTCATTGGAAATAGGTCCTGAAATAATAATACGAATGCGTGATGCGTTTAGAGAATTAAAGAAAAACGGTAATTTGCACCACGGCGCAGGCACGTTCGATTACGGAGATTGGTCGATTTGGCTGTAA